From a single Callithrix jacchus isolate 240 chromosome 5, calJac240_pri, whole genome shotgun sequence genomic region:
- the MINK1 gene encoding misshapen-like kinase 1 isoform X39, with amino-acid sequence MGDPAPARSLDDIDLSALRDPAGIFELVEVVGNGTYGQVYKGRHVKTGQLAAIKVMDVTEDEEEEIKQEINMLKKYSHHRNIATYYGAFIKKSPPGNDDQLWLVMEFCGAGSVTDLVKNTKGNALKEDCIAYICREILRGLAHLHAHKVIHRDIKGQNVLLTENAEVKLVDFGVSAQLDRTVGRRNTFIGTPYWMAPEVIACDENPDATYDYRSDIWSLGITAIEMAEGAPPLCDMHPMRALFLIPRNPPPRLKSKKWSKKFIDFIDTCLIKTYLSRPPTEQLLKFPFIRDQPTERQVRIQLKDHIDRSRKKREETEYEYSGSEEEDDSHGEEGEPSSIMNVPGESTLRREFLRLQQENKSNSEALKQQQQLQQQQQRDPEAHIKHLLHQRQRRIEEQKEERRRVEEQQRREREQRKLQEKEQRRLEDMQALRREEERRQAEREQEYIRHRLEEEQRQLEILQQQLLQEQALLLEYKRKQLEEQRQSERLQRQLQQEHAYLKSLQQQQQQQQLQKQQQQILPGDRKPLYQYGRAMNPADKPAWAREVEERTRLNKQQNSPLAKSKPSSTGPEPPIPQASPGPPGPLSQTPPMQRPVEPQEGPHKSLQDQPTRNLAAFPASHDPDPAIPAPTATPSARGAVIRQNSDPTSEGPGPSPNPPAWVRPDNEAPPKVPQRTSSIATALNTSGAGGSRPAQAVRASNPDLRRSDPGWERSDSVLPASHGHLPQAGSLERNRVGASSKLDSSPVLSPGNKAKPDDHRSRPGRPADFVLLKERTLDEAPRPPKKAMDYSSSSEEVESSEEDEEEGEGEPSEGSRDTPGGRDGDTDSISTMVVHDVEEITGTQPPYGGGTMVVQRTPEEERSLLHADSNGYTNLPDVVQPSHSPTENSKGQSPPSKDGSSDYQSRGLVKAPGKSSFTMFVDLGIYQPGGSGDTIPVTALVGGEGTRLDQLQYDVRKGSVVNVNPTNTRAHSETPEIRKYKKRFNSEILCAALWGVNLLVGTENGLMLLDRSGQGKVYGLIGRRRFQQMDVLEGLNLLITISGKRNKLRVYYLSWLRNKILHNDPEVEKKQGWTTVGDMEGCGHYRVVKYERIKFLVIALKSSVEVYAWAPKPYHKFMAFKSFADLPHRPLLVDLTVEEGQRLKVIYGSSAGFHAVDVDSGNSYDIYIPVHIQSQITPHAIIFLPNTDGMEMLLCYEDEGVYVNTYGRIIKDVVLQWGEMPTSVAYICSNQIMGWGEKAIEIRSVETGHLDGVFMHKRAQRLKFLCERNDKVFFASVRSGGSSQVYFMTLNRNCIMNW; translated from the exons GACCCTGCTGGGATCTTTGAGCTTGTGGAGGTGGTCGGCAATGGAACCTACGGACAGGTGTACAAG GGTCGGCATGTCAAGACTGGGCAGCTGGCTGCCATCAAGGTCATGGATGTCACGGAG GACGAAGAGGAAGAGATCAAACAGGAGATCAACATGCTGAAAAAATACTCTCACCACCGCAACATTGCCACCTACTATGGAGCCTTCATCAAGAAGAGCCCCCCAGGAAACGACGACCAGCTCTGG CTGGTGATGGAGTTCTGTGGTGCTGGTTCAGTGACTGACCTGGTAAAGAACACGAAAGGAAATGCCCTGAAGGAGGACTGCATCGCCTACATCTGCAGGGAGATTCTCAGG GGTCTGGCCCATCTCCATGCCCACAAGGTGATACATCGAGACATCAAGGGGCAGAATGTGCTGCTGACAGAGAATGCTGAGGTCAAGCTAG TGGATTTTGGGGTGAGTGCTCAGCTGGACCGTACTGTGGGAAGACGGAACACTTTCATTGGGACTCCCTATTGGATGGCCCCAGAGGTCATAGCCTGTGATGAGAACCCTGATGCCACCTACGATTACAGG AGTGACATTTGGTCTCTAGGAATCACAGCCATCGAGATGGCAGAGGGAGCCCCCC CTCTGTGTGACATGCACCCCATGCGAGCCCTCTTCCTCATTCCTCGGAAcccaccacccaggctcaagtccAAGAAGTG GTCTAAGAAGTTTATTGACTTCATTGACACATGTCTCATCAAGACTTACCTGAGCCGTCCCCCAACGGAGCAGCTACTGAAGTTTCCCTTCATCCGGGACCAGCCCACGGAGCGGCAGGTCCGCATCCAGCTTAAGGACCACATTGACCGATCCCGGAAGAAGCGGG AGGAGACAGAATATGAGTACAGCGGCAGTGAGGAGGAAGATGACAGCCATGGAGAGGAAGGAGAGCCAAG CTCCATCATGAACGTGCCTGGAGAGTCGACTCTACGTCGGGAATTTCTCCGGCTCCAGCAGGAAAATAAGAGCAACTCAGAGGCTTTAAAACAGCAGCAACAGCTGCAACAGCAGCAACAGCGAGACCCCGAGGCACACATCAAACACCTGCTGCACCAACGGCAGCGGCGCATAGAGGAACAGAAGGAAGAGCGGCGCCGTGTCGAGGAG CAACAGCGGCGGGAACGGGAGCAGCGGAAGCTGCAGGAGAAGGAGCAGCGACGGCTAGAGGACATGCAGGCCCTGCGGCGGGAGGAGGAGCGGCGGCAGGCGGAGCGCGAGCAG GAATATATTCGTCACAGGCTAGAGGAGGAGCAGCGACAGCTCGAGATCCTTCAGCAACAGCTGCTCCAGGAACAGGCCCTGCTGCTG GAATACAAGAGGAAGCAGCTAGAGGAGCAGCGGCAGTCAGAGCGTCTGCAGAGGCAACTACAGCAGGAGCATGCCTACCTCAAGtccctgcagcagcagcagcagcagcagcagcttcagaaacagcagcagcagatCCTGCCCGGGGACAGGAAGCCCCTGTACCAATATGGTCGGGCCATGAATCCCGCTGATAAACCAGCCTGGGCCCGAGAG GTAGAAGAAAGAACAAGGTTGAACAAGCAGCAGAACTCTCCCCTGGCCAAGAGCAAGCCAAGCAGCACAGGGCCTGAGCCCCCGATCCCCCAGGCCTCCCCGGGACCCCCAGGACCCCTTTCCCAGACTCCTCCTATGCAGAGGCCGGTGGAGCCCCAGGAGGGACCACACAAG TCCCTGCAGGACCAGCCCACCCGAAACCTGGCTGCCTTCCCAGCCTCCCATGACCCCGACCCTGCCATCCCTGcacccactgccacacccagTGCCCGAGGAGCTGTCATCCGCCAGAATTCAGACCCTACCTCTGAAGGACCTGGCCCCAGCCCGAACCCCCCAGCCTGGGTCCGCCCAGATAATGAGGCCCCACCCAAG GTGCCTCAGAGGACCTCATCTATCGCCACTGCCCTTAACACCAGTGGGGCTGGAGGCTCCCGGCCAGCCCAGGCAGTCCGTGCCAG TAACCCTGACCTCAGGAGGAGCGACCCTGGCTGGGAACGCTCAGACAGCGTCCTCCCAGCCTCTCACGGGCACCTCCCCCAGGCTGGCTCACTGGAGCGGAACCGTGTGGGAG CCTCCTCCAAACTGGACAGCTCCCCAGTGCTCTCCCCTGGGAATAAAGCCAAGCCTGATGACCACCGTTCTCGGCCAGGCCGGCCCGCA GACTTCGTGTTGCTGAAAGAACGGACCCTGGACGAggcccctcggcctcccaagaaagCCATGGACTACTCATCATCCAGCGAGGAGGTGGAGAGCagtgaggaggatgaggaggagggcGAAGGCGAGCCATCAGAGGGGAGCAGAGACACCCCTGGGGGCCG CGATGGGGATACAGACAGCATCAGCACCATGGTGGTCCACGATGTTGAGGAGATCACCGGGACCCAGCCCCCGTATGGGGGCGGCACCATGGTGGTCCAGCGT ACCCCTGAAGAGGAGCGGAGCCTGCTGCATGCTGACAGCAACGGGTACACAAACCTGCCTGATGTGGTCCAGCCCAGCCACTCCCCCACCGAGAACAGCAAAGGCCAAAGCCCGCCCTCAAAGGATGGGAGCAGTGAC TACCAGTCTCGTGGGCTGGTAAAGGCCCCTGGCAAGAGCTCATTCACGATGTTTGTGGATCTTGGGATCTACCAGCCTGGAGGCAGTGGGGACACCATCCCCGTCACAG CCCTAGTGGGTGGAGAGGGCACTCGGCTCGACCAGCTGCAGTACGACGTGAGGAAGGGTTCTGTGGTCAACGTGAATCCCACCAACACCCGGGCCCACAGTGAAACCCCTGAGATCCGGAAGTACAAGAAGCGATTCAACTCCGAGATTCTCTGTGCAGCCCTTTGGG GGGTCAACCTGCTGGTGGGCACGGAGAATGGGCTGATGTTGCTGGACCGAAGCGGACAGGGCAAGGTGTATGGACTCATTGGGCGGCGACGCTTCCAGCAAATGGATGTGCTGGAGGGGCTCAACCTGCTCATCACCATCTCAG GGAAAAGGAACAAACTGCGGGTGTATTACCTGTCCTGGCTCCGGAACAAGATTCTGCACAACGACCCAGAAGTGGAGAAGAAGCAGGGCTGGACCACTGTTGGGGACATGGAGGGCTGCGGCCACTACCGTGTTG TGAAATATGAGCGGATTAAGTTCTTGGTCATCGCCCTCAAGAGCTCCGTGGAGGTGTATGCCTGGGCCCCGAAACCCTACCACAAATTCATGGCCTTCAAG TCCTTTGCCGACCTCCCTCACCGCCCTCTGCTGGTCGACCTGACAGTGGAGGAGGGGCAGCGGCTCAAGGTCATCTATGGCTCCAGTGCTGGCTTCCATGCCGTGGATGTCGACTCGGGGAACAGCTATGACATCTACATCCCTGTGCAT atCCAGAGCCAGATCACGCCCCATGCCATCATCTTCCTCCCCAACACCGACGGCATGGAGATGCTGCTGTGCTATGAGGACGAGGGTGTCTACGTCAACACGTACGGGCGGATCATCAAGGATGTGGTGCTGCAGTGGGGAGAGATGCCCACCTCTGTGG CCTACATCTGCTCCAACCAGATAATGGGCTGGGGTGAGAAAGCCATTGAGATCCGCTCTGTGGAGACAGGACACCTGGACGGGGTCTTCATGCACAAACGAGCCCAGAGGCTCAAGTTCCTGTGTGAGCGGAATGACAAG GTGTTTTTTGCCTCAGTCCGCTCTGGGGGCAGCAGCCAAGTTTACTTCATGACTCTGAACCGTAACTGCATCATGAACTGGTGA
- the MINK1 gene encoding misshapen-like kinase 1 isoform X43: MGDPAPARSLDDIDLSALRDPAGIFELVEVVGNGTYGQVYKGRHVKTGQLAAIKVMDVTEDEEEEIKQEINMLKKYSHHRNIATYYGAFIKKSPPGNDDQLWLVMEFCGAGSVTDLVKNTKGNALKEDCIAYICREILRGLAHLHAHKVIHRDIKGQNVLLTENAEVKLVDFGVSAQLDRTVGRRNTFIGTPYWMAPEVIACDENPDATYDYRSDIWSLGITAIEMAEGAPPLCDMHPMRALFLIPRNPPPRLKSKKWSKKFIDFIDTCLIKTYLSRPPTEQLLKFPFIRDQPTERQVRIQLKDHIDRSRKKREETEYEYSGSEEEDDSHGEEGEPSSIMNVPGESTLRREFLRLQQENKSNSEALKQQQQLQQQQQRDPEAHIKHLLHQRQRRIEEQKEERRRVEEQQRREREQRKLQEKEQRRLEDMQALRREEERRQAEREQEYKRKQLEEQRQSERLQRQLQQEHAYLKSLQQQQQQQQLQKQQQQILPGDRKPLYQYGRAMNPADKPAWAREVEERTRLNKQQNSPLAKSKPSSTGPEPPIPQASPGPPGPLSQTPPMQRPVEPQEGPHKSLVAHRVPLKPYAAPVPRSQSLQDQPTRNLAAFPASHDPDPAIPAPTATPSARGAVIRQNSDPTSEGPGPSPNPPAWVRPDNEAPPKVPQRTSSIATALNTSGAGGSRPAQAVRASNPDLRRSDPGWERSDSVLPASHGHLPQAGSLERNRVGASSKLDSSPVLSPGNKAKPDDHRSRPGRPADFVLLKERTLDEAPRPPKKAMDYSSSSEEVESSEEDEEEGEGEPSEGSRDTPGGRDGDTDSISTMVVHDVEEITGTQPPYGGGTMVVQRTPEEERSLLHADSNGYTNLPDVVQPSHSPTENSKGQSPPSKDGSSDYQSRGLVKAPGKSSFTMFVDLGIYQPGGSGDTIPVTALVGGEGTRLDQLQYDVRKGSVVNVNPTNTRAHSETPEIRKYKKRFNSEILCAALWGVNLLVGTENGLMLLDRSGQGKVYGLIGRRRFQQMDVLEGLNLLITISGKRNKLRVYYLSWLRNKILHNDPEVEKKQGWTTVGDMEGCGHYRVVKYERIKFLVIALKSSVEVYAWAPKPYHKFMAFKSFADLPHRPLLVDLTVEEGQRLKVIYGSSAGFHAVDVDSGNSYDIYIPVHIQSQITPHAIIFLPNTDGMEMLLCYEDEGVYVNTYGRIIKDVVLQWGEMPTSVAYICSNQIMGWGEKAIEIRSVETGHLDGVFMHKRAQRLKFLCERNDKVFFASVRSGGSSQVYFMTLNRNCIMNW, encoded by the exons GACCCTGCTGGGATCTTTGAGCTTGTGGAGGTGGTCGGCAATGGAACCTACGGACAGGTGTACAAG GGTCGGCATGTCAAGACTGGGCAGCTGGCTGCCATCAAGGTCATGGATGTCACGGAG GACGAAGAGGAAGAGATCAAACAGGAGATCAACATGCTGAAAAAATACTCTCACCACCGCAACATTGCCACCTACTATGGAGCCTTCATCAAGAAGAGCCCCCCAGGAAACGACGACCAGCTCTGG CTGGTGATGGAGTTCTGTGGTGCTGGTTCAGTGACTGACCTGGTAAAGAACACGAAAGGAAATGCCCTGAAGGAGGACTGCATCGCCTACATCTGCAGGGAGATTCTCAGG GGTCTGGCCCATCTCCATGCCCACAAGGTGATACATCGAGACATCAAGGGGCAGAATGTGCTGCTGACAGAGAATGCTGAGGTCAAGCTAG TGGATTTTGGGGTGAGTGCTCAGCTGGACCGTACTGTGGGAAGACGGAACACTTTCATTGGGACTCCCTATTGGATGGCCCCAGAGGTCATAGCCTGTGATGAGAACCCTGATGCCACCTACGATTACAGG AGTGACATTTGGTCTCTAGGAATCACAGCCATCGAGATGGCAGAGGGAGCCCCCC CTCTGTGTGACATGCACCCCATGCGAGCCCTCTTCCTCATTCCTCGGAAcccaccacccaggctcaagtccAAGAAGTG GTCTAAGAAGTTTATTGACTTCATTGACACATGTCTCATCAAGACTTACCTGAGCCGTCCCCCAACGGAGCAGCTACTGAAGTTTCCCTTCATCCGGGACCAGCCCACGGAGCGGCAGGTCCGCATCCAGCTTAAGGACCACATTGACCGATCCCGGAAGAAGCGGG AGGAGACAGAATATGAGTACAGCGGCAGTGAGGAGGAAGATGACAGCCATGGAGAGGAAGGAGAGCCAAG CTCCATCATGAACGTGCCTGGAGAGTCGACTCTACGTCGGGAATTTCTCCGGCTCCAGCAGGAAAATAAGAGCAACTCAGAGGCTTTAAAACAGCAGCAACAGCTGCAACAGCAGCAACAGCGAGACCCCGAGGCACACATCAAACACCTGCTGCACCAACGGCAGCGGCGCATAGAGGAACAGAAGGAAGAGCGGCGCCGTGTCGAGGAG CAACAGCGGCGGGAACGGGAGCAGCGGAAGCTGCAGGAGAAGGAGCAGCGACGGCTAGAGGACATGCAGGCCCTGCGGCGGGAGGAGGAGCGGCGGCAGGCGGAGCGCGAGCAG GAATACAAGAGGAAGCAGCTAGAGGAGCAGCGGCAGTCAGAGCGTCTGCAGAGGCAACTACAGCAGGAGCATGCCTACCTCAAGtccctgcagcagcagcagcagcagcagcagcttcagaaacagcagcagcagatCCTGCCCGGGGACAGGAAGCCCCTGTACCAATATGGTCGGGCCATGAATCCCGCTGATAAACCAGCCTGGGCCCGAGAG GTAGAAGAAAGAACAAGGTTGAACAAGCAGCAGAACTCTCCCCTGGCCAAGAGCAAGCCAAGCAGCACAGGGCCTGAGCCCCCGATCCCCCAGGCCTCCCCGGGACCCCCAGGACCCCTTTCCCAGACTCCTCCTATGCAGAGGCCGGTGGAGCCCCAGGAGGGACCACACAAG AGCCTGGTGGCACACCGGGTCCCACTGAAGCCATATGCAGCACCTGTACCCCGATCCCAGTCCCTGCAGGACCAGCCCACCCGAAACCTGGCTGCCTTCCCAGCCTCCCATGACCCCGACCCTGCCATCCCTGcacccactgccacacccagTGCCCGAGGAGCTGTCATCCGCCAGAATTCAGACCCTACCTCTGAAGGACCTGGCCCCAGCCCGAACCCCCCAGCCTGGGTCCGCCCAGATAATGAGGCCCCACCCAAG GTGCCTCAGAGGACCTCATCTATCGCCACTGCCCTTAACACCAGTGGGGCTGGAGGCTCCCGGCCAGCCCAGGCAGTCCGTGCCAG TAACCCTGACCTCAGGAGGAGCGACCCTGGCTGGGAACGCTCAGACAGCGTCCTCCCAGCCTCTCACGGGCACCTCCCCCAGGCTGGCTCACTGGAGCGGAACCGTGTGGGAG CCTCCTCCAAACTGGACAGCTCCCCAGTGCTCTCCCCTGGGAATAAAGCCAAGCCTGATGACCACCGTTCTCGGCCAGGCCGGCCCGCA GACTTCGTGTTGCTGAAAGAACGGACCCTGGACGAggcccctcggcctcccaagaaagCCATGGACTACTCATCATCCAGCGAGGAGGTGGAGAGCagtgaggaggatgaggaggagggcGAAGGCGAGCCATCAGAGGGGAGCAGAGACACCCCTGGGGGCCG CGATGGGGATACAGACAGCATCAGCACCATGGTGGTCCACGATGTTGAGGAGATCACCGGGACCCAGCCCCCGTATGGGGGCGGCACCATGGTGGTCCAGCGT ACCCCTGAAGAGGAGCGGAGCCTGCTGCATGCTGACAGCAACGGGTACACAAACCTGCCTGATGTGGTCCAGCCCAGCCACTCCCCCACCGAGAACAGCAAAGGCCAAAGCCCGCCCTCAAAGGATGGGAGCAGTGAC TACCAGTCTCGTGGGCTGGTAAAGGCCCCTGGCAAGAGCTCATTCACGATGTTTGTGGATCTTGGGATCTACCAGCCTGGAGGCAGTGGGGACACCATCCCCGTCACAG CCCTAGTGGGTGGAGAGGGCACTCGGCTCGACCAGCTGCAGTACGACGTGAGGAAGGGTTCTGTGGTCAACGTGAATCCCACCAACACCCGGGCCCACAGTGAAACCCCTGAGATCCGGAAGTACAAGAAGCGATTCAACTCCGAGATTCTCTGTGCAGCCCTTTGGG GGGTCAACCTGCTGGTGGGCACGGAGAATGGGCTGATGTTGCTGGACCGAAGCGGACAGGGCAAGGTGTATGGACTCATTGGGCGGCGACGCTTCCAGCAAATGGATGTGCTGGAGGGGCTCAACCTGCTCATCACCATCTCAG GGAAAAGGAACAAACTGCGGGTGTATTACCTGTCCTGGCTCCGGAACAAGATTCTGCACAACGACCCAGAAGTGGAGAAGAAGCAGGGCTGGACCACTGTTGGGGACATGGAGGGCTGCGGCCACTACCGTGTTG TGAAATATGAGCGGATTAAGTTCTTGGTCATCGCCCTCAAGAGCTCCGTGGAGGTGTATGCCTGGGCCCCGAAACCCTACCACAAATTCATGGCCTTCAAG TCCTTTGCCGACCTCCCTCACCGCCCTCTGCTGGTCGACCTGACAGTGGAGGAGGGGCAGCGGCTCAAGGTCATCTATGGCTCCAGTGCTGGCTTCCATGCCGTGGATGTCGACTCGGGGAACAGCTATGACATCTACATCCCTGTGCAT atCCAGAGCCAGATCACGCCCCATGCCATCATCTTCCTCCCCAACACCGACGGCATGGAGATGCTGCTGTGCTATGAGGACGAGGGTGTCTACGTCAACACGTACGGGCGGATCATCAAGGATGTGGTGCTGCAGTGGGGAGAGATGCCCACCTCTGTGG CCTACATCTGCTCCAACCAGATAATGGGCTGGGGTGAGAAAGCCATTGAGATCCGCTCTGTGGAGACAGGACACCTGGACGGGGTCTTCATGCACAAACGAGCCCAGAGGCTCAAGTTCCTGTGTGAGCGGAATGACAAG GTGTTTTTTGCCTCAGTCCGCTCTGGGGGCAGCAGCCAAGTTTACTTCATGACTCTGAACCGTAACTGCATCATGAACTGGTGA